The Euphorbia lathyris chromosome 3, ddEupLath1.1, whole genome shotgun sequence genome contains a region encoding:
- the LOC136223662 gene encoding protein NRT1/ PTR FAMILY 2.6-like, with translation MMELEVEMEGSNTQRKGNWITFPFILGTMACLTLASGGWIANLLVYLIEEFNVKSIDAAQVFNMVNAGINFFPLIGAIIADSFLGSFSVVAISCCISFLGTLLITLTSVVDSLRPKPCQTGSIICQTPSKFQYAVLYGDLVLGCIGFGISRFTLSTMGANQFDKEKDQASFFNWFFFALYFFSVIAFTGIVYIQDNISWGVGYGICSGVSFIGLVVFLAGNRFYIHDNPKGSPFTSLAQVVVASIRKINMPTKVQNLYYQTDATPYQHHLPPQLTDSFRFLNKAAMEKEGDNNSDGSIAKPWRLCTVQQVEDFKAFIKIFPIWSSSILVAVEVALVQGSFTVLQALVMDRHLGHFKIPAGTILVLALISSSASLTVIDRFFPFFWRKVPTPLHKLGIGHVITALAMAIAAVVERRRLGMNNDKHVMSAVWLFPQLILLGIGEAFYFPGQVALYYQEFPASLHSTATAVSSLIVGIAYYLSTAFIDIVRANSDWLPDDINDARLDNVYWVLVVIGIINFGYFLCCAKFFKYKHNNEKAVPGN, from the exons ATGATGGAGCTAGAAGTAGAAATGGAAGGCTCTAACACACAGAGAAAAGGCAACTGGATAACCTTCCCTTTCATCCTCG GAACCATGGCCTGCTTGACACTAGCCAGTGGAGGATGGATAGCTAACTTGTTAGTATATCTAATTGAAGAATTCAATGTAAAAAGCATTGATGCTGCTCAAGTATTCAATATGGTTAATGCTGGAATCAATTTCTTCCCTCTAATTGGAGCCATTATTGCTGATTCTTTCTTGGGTTCTTTCTCTGTTGTGGCCATTTCTTGTTGTATCTCTTTTCTG GGGACACTACTTATAACATTAACATCAGTAGTTGATTCATTGAGGCCTAAACCATGCCAAACTGGATCAATTATTTGCCAGACTCCATCAAAATTTCAGTATGCAGTATTATATGGAGATTTAGTACTGGGTTGTATTGGTTTTGGAATATCTAGATTTACGTTATCAACAATGGGAGCTAACCAATTTGATAAAGAAAAAGATCAAGCTAGTTTTTTCAACTGGTTTTTCTTTGCCTTGTATTTCTTCTCAGTGATAGCATTCACAGGCATAGTGTATATACAAGATAACATTAGTTGGGGAGTTGGGTATGGGATATGTTCGGGAGTTAGTTTTATTGGTCTAGTTGTTTTCCTAGCTGGTAACAGATTTTACATCCATGATAACCCAAAAGGAAGCCCTTTCACAAGCTTAGCTCAAGTAGTAGTTGCTTCTATTCGGAAGATAAATATGCCTACCAAAGTTCAGAACTTGTACTATCAGACTGATGCTACCCCATATCAACACCATTTGCCTCCCCAATTAACCGACAGTTTTAG GTTCCTGAATAAAGCAGCAATGGAAAAAGAAGGAGACAATAATTCAGACGGATCAATTGCAAAACCATGGAGACTTTGTACAGTACAGCAAGTAGAAGATTTCAAggcatttataaaaatattccCAATATGGTCAAGCAGTATACTAGTAGCCGTTGAAGTAGCACTAGTCCAAGGTAGTTTTACCGTCCTGCAAGCTCTAGTCATGGACCGTCACTTAGGCCATTTCAAAATCCCTGCAGGCACTATTTTAGTCTTGGCATTGATTAGTTCATCTGCTTCTCTAACCGTAATCGACcggtttttcccctttttctggCGAAAAGTGCCAACACCTCTCCATAAACTTGGTATTGGACATGTTATAACAGCATTGGCCATGGCTATAGCAGCTGTGGTGGAGAGAAGAAGGCTTGGGATGAACAATGATAAGCATGTAATGTCGGCAGTGTGGCTATTTCCGCAGTTGATACTGCTTGGCATTGGGGAAGCTTTTTATTTTCCAGGACAAGTTGCTTTGTATTACCAAGAATTTCCAGCCTCTTTACATAGTACAGCTACTGCTGTTAGTTCTTTGATTGTTGGGATTGCTTACTATTTAAGCACGGCTTTCATCGATATCGTTCGAGCAAATTCGGATTGGTTACCGGATGATATTAATGATGCAAGGTTGGATAATGTGTATTGGGTATTAGTAGTGATAGGGATAATCAACTTTGGTTACTTTCTTTGTTGTGCTAAGTTTTTTAAGTACAAGCACAATAATGAAAAGGCTGTGCCTGGAAATTGA